One genomic segment of Cucurbita pepo subsp. pepo cultivar mu-cu-16 unplaced genomic scaffold, ASM280686v2 Cp4.1_scaffold000196, whole genome shotgun sequence includes these proteins:
- the LOC111784423 gene encoding probable serine/threonine-protein kinase WNK11 produces the protein MMPSVMKDSSEKDSEAFVEVNPTGRYGRYGELLGSGAVKKVYRGFDQEEGIEVAWNQVKLRSFSNDPSMIDRLYSEVTLLRTLKNNNIIALYDVWLDKAHGTLNFITEVCTSGNLREYRKKHRQVSLKALKKWSKQILKGLHYLHTREPCVIHRDLNCSNLFVNGNVGQVKIGDLGLAATVRKNHSAHSVLGTPEFMAPELYEEHYTELVDIYSFGMCLLELVTLEIPYSECDNVAKIYKKVSSGIKPLALAKVKNHEVKAFIDKCLAQSQARPSAADLLLDPFFREINDEHHDD, from the exons ATG atgcCTAGTGTAATGAAAGATTCATCAGAGAAGGACTCCGAGGCGTTTGTAGAAGTGAATCCAACGGGTCGATATGGGCGATACGGCGAGCTTCTCGGCTCAGGTGCGGTGAAGAAAGTATATAGAGGatttgatcaagaagaaggaaTTGAGGTAGCTTGGAACCAAGTGAAACTAAGAAGCTTTTCAAATGATCCATCAATGATTGATAGGTTATACTCAGAAGTGACATTGTTAAGAACCTTAAAGAACAACAACATCATTGCCTTGTACGATGTATGGCTCGACAAAGCTCATGGAACACTAAATTTCATTACCGAGGTTTGTACAAGTGGGAACCTTAGAGAGTATAGGAAGAAGCACAGGCAAGTGTCTTTGAAGGCTTTGAAGAAATGGTCCAAGCAAATTCTCAAGGGTTTGCACTATTTGCATACTCGTGAGCCTTGTGTTATTCATAGGGACTTGAATTGTAGCAACCTCTTTGTCAATGGCAATGTCGGGCAGGTGAAAATTGGTGACTTGGGCTTGGCTGCAACGGTGAGAAAGAATCACTCAGCTCATTCAGTGCTTGGGACGCCAGAGTTCATGGCACCTGAGCTATATGAAGAGCATTACACTGAGCTTGTGGATATATATTCATTTGGAATGTGTTTGCTTGAATTGGTCACTTTGGAAATCCCTTATAGTGAATGTGACAATGTTGCCAAAATCTACAAGAAAGTGTCCTCCGGTATTAAGCCACTGGCCCTTGCCAAGGTCAAGAACCATGAGGTCAAGGCTTTCATAGATAAGTGTCTTGCTCAATCTCAAGCTCGGCCCTCCGCTGCCGACCTCCTCCTCGACCCCTTCTTCAGAGAAATTAACGACGAACACCACGACGATTAG